From a region of the Apibacter sp. B3706 genome:
- a CDS encoding rhomboid family intramembrane serine protease produces MENSNIIVIGIIIITSVLSFKGFKDQNFFNRYKFNIDAILKGKQWERMITSAFLHGDIAHLFFNMYAFYFFSVFLLNYGNLFFLITYFGSIISGNLLALWMHKNNPQYSAIGASGGVSGILFATIIINSEISIGIFPLPFSIPGWIFGVVYLTYSLYGMKTQLGNIGHDAHLGGALFGILCGLLFVSEYPYYPFTNFRPIYLLLMLIPIAYLIYLIVNKHKE; encoded by the coding sequence ATGGAAAATTCAAATATTATTGTAATAGGTATTATTATAATTACCAGTGTACTTAGTTTTAAAGGATTTAAAGATCAGAATTTTTTTAACCGTTATAAGTTTAATATCGATGCTATTTTAAAAGGAAAACAATGGGAAAGGATGATTACTTCAGCATTTTTACACGGAGATATTGCTCATTTGTTTTTCAATATGTATGCCTTTTATTTTTTTTCAGTCTTTTTACTAAATTATGGAAATCTGTTTTTTCTTATAACATACTTCGGATCCATTATAAGCGGTAATTTATTGGCATTATGGATGCATAAAAATAATCCACAATATAGTGCAATAGGAGCTTCGGGCGGTGTATCCGGGATTTTATTTGCTACAATTATTATAAATTCAGAAATTTCAATAGGAATTTTTCCTTTACCATTTTCTATTCCGGGATGGATTTTTGGTGTTGTTTATTTAACCTATTCTTTATATGGAATGAAGACTCAATTGGGTAATATTGGACATGATGCTCATTTAGGAGGAGCACTTTTTGGTATTCTTTGCGGGCTCTTGTTTGTTAGTGAGTATCCCTATTATCCTTTTACTAATTTTAGACCCATTTATTTATTATTAATGCTAATTCCTATCGCATATTTAATCTACTTAATTGTTAATAAACACAAAGAATAA
- a CDS encoding NAD(P)/FAD-dependent oxidoreductase, with protein MLDYLIIGQGLAGSCLAHKLYKENKSFKIIDIVSNSASFVSSGMYNPVVLKRFTPVWNAEIEIDKLRKEFTEFEDLLQVKLVYNSNLYRIFANEDEVKTWKKKSVRNENLKPFLDTEIYDSINPNIIAKFGMGRVYKAGKIFVRELLREFRKFLLNENRIIDDIFDFNQLTNEINHYEYKGIKAKKVVFCDGYALKYNPFFSYLPMEGVKGETMVIHADGLGLSDIVKAKVFIMPMEKDYYYIGATYHYREVNDEISEEGQSELINNLNKFLTIDYKIIKKFAGIRPTVVDRRPLLGEHSEHKNMFIFNGLGSRGVMLAPIMAEELFDYMENGKELMSEVNINRFNL; from the coding sequence ATGTTAGATTATCTTATTATAGGTCAAGGATTGGCAGGTTCCTGTTTGGCTCATAAATTATATAAAGAAAACAAATCATTTAAAATAATAGATATAGTTTCCAACTCGGCTTCATTTGTTTCATCGGGAATGTATAATCCCGTGGTATTAAAACGATTTACGCCCGTTTGGAACGCAGAAATTGAAATTGATAAATTACGTAAAGAATTTACAGAATTTGAAGATTTATTACAGGTAAAACTAGTTTATAATTCAAATTTATACAGAATTTTTGCGAATGAGGACGAAGTTAAAACTTGGAAAAAAAAGTCTGTAAGGAATGAAAATTTAAAACCTTTTTTAGATACTGAAATTTATGATTCGATCAATCCAAATATTATAGCAAAATTTGGAATGGGAAGAGTTTATAAGGCTGGAAAGATATTTGTTAGAGAACTTTTAAGGGAATTTAGAAAATTTTTACTTAATGAAAATAGGATAATTGACGATATATTTGATTTTAATCAATTAACAAATGAGATAAATCATTATGAATATAAAGGAATTAAAGCTAAAAAAGTCGTATTTTGTGATGGATATGCTTTAAAGTATAACCCTTTTTTTAGCTATCTTCCTATGGAAGGTGTCAAAGGCGAAACCATGGTAATTCATGCCGATGGATTAGGCCTTTCTGATATCGTAAAAGCTAAGGTTTTTATTATGCCTATGGAAAAAGACTATTATTATATAGGAGCTACTTATCATTATCGTGAAGTAAATGATGAAATATCTGAAGAAGGACAGAGCGAACTAATTAATAATTTGAATAAGTTTTTAACTATTGATTATAAAATTATTAAAAAATTTGCAGGAATACGACCTACAGTTGTTGATCGTCGACCCTTATTAGGAGAGCATTCTGAACATAAAAATATGTTTATATTTAATGGTTTGGGTAGCAGGGGAGTTATGTTAGCCCCTATTATGGCTGAAGAGTTATTTGATTATATGGAAAATGGAAAAGAATTAATGTCAGAGGTAAATATTAATAGATTTAATTTATAA
- the gldN gene encoding gliding motility protein GldN, with amino-acid sequence MKSLLLSLTVLISSGAFAQNILNAKSPVELREMREERYDIVNGTDTISTAPTVLPYGYIEDKDILWSKVVWEIIDLNEKLNQPYYYSYEDVSATYISLYDALFKGIDSGNITEVYDDDNFTSRISPENLQNKIQAIRESEWLQDKRASGEEITAQDLVEGVDHFKTDTRSVKLIKIKGMWYIDKRLGQMKYRLLGIAPMGPDPQVMGLSEAAMLGYQGDEELIDLFWIFYPGAREVLSSCTVYNPKNGSSAITYDDVLNARRFSSIIYKSQSEYGDGLISNYIPGDAKSQLEESNRIKNEILQKENNMWNY; translated from the coding sequence ATGAAATCTTTATTACTTAGCTTAACAGTCTTAATAAGTTCAGGAGCATTTGCACAAAATATCTTAAATGCAAAGTCCCCTGTTGAATTAAGAGAAATGAGAGAAGAGAGGTATGATATTGTAAATGGAACGGATACAATTTCTACTGCTCCGACTGTCTTACCCTATGGGTATATTGAAGATAAAGATATTTTATGGTCTAAAGTAGTATGGGAGATTATAGATTTAAATGAAAAATTAAATCAACCTTATTACTATTCTTATGAGGATGTTTCAGCAACTTATATCTCCCTATACGATGCTCTTTTTAAGGGTATTGATTCAGGAAACATAACTGAAGTATATGATGATGATAACTTTACATCAAGAATTTCACCCGAAAATCTTCAAAATAAAATCCAAGCAATAAGAGAATCCGAGTGGCTTCAAGATAAAAGAGCTTCCGGGGAAGAAATTACTGCTCAAGATTTGGTTGAAGGAGTAGATCATTTTAAAACGGATACACGTAGCGTGAAATTAATTAAGATTAAAGGAATGTGGTATATAGATAAACGATTAGGTCAAATGAAATATCGTTTGTTGGGAATTGCACCTATGGGACCGGATCCTCAAGTCATGGGGCTTTCAGAAGCCGCTATGCTTGGCTATCAAGGAGATGAAGAGTTGATCGACTTATTTTGGATATTTTATCCGGGAGCTAGAGAAGTTTTATCCAGTTGTACAGTGTATAATCCTAAAAACGGATCTTCAGCAATTACCTATGATGATGTTCTTAACGCAAGACGATTCAGTTCAATTATTTATAAATCGCAATCTGAATATGGTGACGGGTTGATATCAAATTATATACCCGGAGATGCAAAATCTCAGCTTGAAGAAAGTAATAGAATTAAAAATGAAATTCTACAGAAAGAAAACAATATGTGGAATTATTAA
- a CDS encoding DUF2851 family protein, producing the protein MKEKLLHYIWQFKKFNTLDLYTNDGKKVEIIQAGTYNTNEGPDFIFAKLKIDDIEWNGSVEIHVKSSDWFKHKHDLNNYYKNIILHVVYEIDDNKDKIQNLSFPILELKSYISNEIYNNYEFLDHQTFKFIPCENLIDNSLICDIFSFSENLYLDKLKNKCERIYEILKRKKNDWEATLTTVLGYTLGLKINAYAFEYIFLYLEYGIIRKISKNLFQTESLLFGTTHKLENSVDTYPQDLYKEFKFLQSKFNLPEKITDVKYLRLRPSNFPTIRLSQLANIISTYQNLFSYIIGIKSVNQYYRLLDDVKASGYWNDHYVFDKKTSSISEKRLTNSLKDLLILNAFLPIKYAYSLSIGKPMEEEIFEILSEVKAENNSIIKSYNQLGIKINSALDSQAFLYLYENKCLKKKCLSCKIGYKILK; encoded by the coding sequence ATGAAAGAAAAGTTACTGCATTATATTTGGCAATTTAAAAAATTTAACACTTTAGATCTGTATACTAATGATGGCAAAAAAGTTGAAATAATTCAAGCGGGAACTTATAATACGAATGAAGGCCCGGATTTTATTTTTGCTAAGTTAAAAATAGATGATATTGAATGGAACGGTAGTGTTGAAATTCATGTAAAATCATCGGATTGGTTTAAGCATAAACATGATCTCAATAATTATTACAAAAATATAATTCTTCACGTTGTATACGAAATTGATGATAATAAAGATAAAATCCAAAATTTATCTTTTCCTATTCTCGAATTAAAATCCTATATTTCCAATGAGATTTATAATAATTATGAATTTTTGGATCATCAAACATTCAAATTTATCCCTTGCGAAAATTTAATTGACAACTCATTAATTTGTGATATTTTTTCTTTCTCAGAAAATTTATACTTGGACAAATTAAAAAATAAATGTGAACGTATCTATGAAATTTTGAAAAGAAAAAAGAATGATTGGGAAGCCACCCTAACTACTGTTTTAGGGTATACATTAGGTCTCAAAATAAATGCTTATGCATTTGAATATATATTTTTATATTTAGAGTATGGGATTATCAGAAAAATTTCAAAAAATCTTTTTCAAACCGAATCTTTATTATTTGGAACAACTCATAAACTGGAAAATAGCGTTGATACGTATCCTCAAGATTTATATAAAGAATTTAAATTCTTGCAATCAAAATTTAATCTACCGGAAAAAATTACTGATGTAAAATATTTGAGATTAAGGCCTTCAAATTTTCCTACCATTAGATTATCCCAACTTGCAAACATTATCTCTACTTATCAAAATTTATTTTCTTATATCATAGGTATCAAATCTGTAAATCAGTATTATCGGCTATTAGATGATGTCAAAGCATCCGGCTATTGGAATGATCATTATGTTTTTGATAAAAAAACATCGTCAATTTCTGAAAAAAGATTAACTAACTCACTAAAAGATTTGCTAATATTAAATGCATTTCTTCCCATAAAATATGCTTATTCTTTAAGTATAGGAAAACCTATGGAAGAAGAAATTTTTGAAATACTTTCTGAAGTTAAAGCTGAAAATAACTCGATTATAAAAAGTTATAATCAATTAGGTATTAAAATTAATTCTGCTTTAGACTCTCAAGCATTTTTATATTTATATGAAAATAAGTGTTTAAAAAAAAAATGTTTAAGCTGTAAAATAGGATATAAGATTTTAAAGTAA